A region of uncultured Fusobacterium sp. DNA encodes the following proteins:
- a CDS encoding heavy metal translocating P-type ATPase, with the protein MKRGTNGHLLYCEVIHKIRGRVRIKSRALKYLGRLKKEIEEQLEQVRYIESARISSITGTVVIYFDDINVTDDNLISLIQNTLNVYLVEIYRNEKTENNKNIVIERKLQEESPEEIIKKIAAAGLLLVYNLFKKNSNVTTTGIKRLLNPNTLAVLSLATPVISNGLGSLVKNKRPNADTLSSSAIISSLLLGKEKTALTIMIMEEFAELLTVYTMKKTRGAIKDMLSVGENYVWKVMENGSIQKVAIEEISKGDKIVVQTGEKISVDGTIVKGEAYIDQSSITGEYMPVTKKIGENVFAGTIIKNGNITIEAEKVGDERTVSRIIKLVEDANFNKAQIQNYADNFSAQLIPLNFLLAGIVYGATRNIQKAMSMLVIDYSCGIRLSTAAAFSAAINTAAKNGILIKGSNYIEEISKADTIIFDKTGTITEGRPSVQTIKLLDKNIGENIMLSYAAAAEETSTHPLAVAILNEVKERGIEIPNHSENKVIVARGIETSVENNIIRVGSKKYMEENGISTENFNDEVRVILGRGEILIYVAKNDKLIGLIGVTDPPRENIKKTINRLRGQGIDEIVLLTGDLEQQAQTIASRMSIDSYESELLPEDKAKNILALQSRGSNVIMIGDGINDAPALSYANIGVALGSTRTDVAMEAADITITKDDPLLVPEVIGLSKKTVKTIKENFAMAIGINSFALVLGATGILPAIYSSVIHNMSTILVVGNSLKLLKYKLKN; encoded by the coding sequence ATGAAAAGAGGTACTAATGGACATCTTTTATATTGTGAAGTTATTCATAAAATAAGAGGTAGAGTTCGTATAAAATCTAGGGCTTTAAAATATCTAGGGAGATTAAAAAAAGAAATAGAGGAGCAATTAGAGCAAGTTAGATATATAGAAAGTGCAAGAATCAGTAGTATAACTGGAACAGTAGTTATATATTTTGATGATATAAATGTTACTGATGATAATTTAATTTCTCTTATTCAAAATACATTAAATGTATATTTAGTTGAAATATATAGAAATGAAAAAACAGAAAATAATAAAAATATTGTCATTGAAAGAAAGTTACAAGAGGAATCTCCAGAAGAGATAATAAAAAAAATAGCAGCAGCAGGATTACTACTAGTATATAATCTTTTTAAGAAAAACTCTAATGTTACTACCACTGGAATAAAAAGATTGTTAAATCCAAATACTTTAGCAGTATTATCTTTAGCTACACCTGTTATTTCAAATGGATTAGGTTCTCTTGTAAAAAATAAAAGACCAAATGCTGATACTTTAAGTTCAAGTGCTATAATAAGTAGTTTACTTTTAGGAAAAGAAAAAACAGCTCTTACAATTATGATAATGGAAGAGTTTGCTGAGCTTCTAACTGTTTATACAATGAAGAAAACAAGAGGAGCTATAAAAGATATGCTAAGTGTTGGAGAAAACTATGTTTGGAAAGTAATGGAAAATGGAAGTATCCAAAAAGTAGCAATTGAAGAGATAAGTAAAGGAGATAAAATAGTTGTTCAAACAGGAGAAAAGATAAGTGTTGATGGAACTATTGTAAAAGGAGAAGCATATATAGATCAGTCTTCTATTACAGGGGAATATATGCCTGTTACTAAGAAAATAGGTGAAAATGTTTTTGCTGGAACAATTATTAAAAATGGAAATATAACCATAGAAGCAGAAAAAGTTGGAGATGAAAGAACTGTATCTAGAATTATAAAACTTGTAGAAGATGCTAATTTCAATAAGGCACAAATTCAAAATTATGCAGATAATTTTTCAGCACAATTAATACCATTAAACTTTTTACTTGCTGGAATAGTTTATGGAGCTACAAGAAATATTCAAAAAGCTATGAGTATGCTTGTAATTGATTATTCATGTGGAATAAGATTATCTACTGCAGCAGCCTTTTCAGCAGCTATAAATACAGCAGCTAAGAATGGGATTTTAATAAAAGGAAGTAACTATATAGAGGAAATTTCTAAAGCAGATACAATTATTTTTGATAAAACTGGAACTATTACTGAGGGAAGACCAAGTGTACAAACTATAAAGTTATTGGATAAAAACATAGGAGAAAATATTATGCTATCTTATGCAGCAGCAGCAGAAGAAACTTCAACACATCCATTAGCTGTTGCCATTTTAAATGAAGTAAAAGAGAGAGGTATTGAAATTCCTAATCATAGTGAAAATAAAGTTATAGTAGCAAGAGGAATTGAAACATCTGTGGAGAATAATATAATAAGAGTAGGTAGCAAAAAATATATGGAAGAGAATGGAATCTCTACTGAGAACTTCAATGATGAAGTAAGAGTTATCTTAGGAAGAGGAGAAATACTTATCTATGTAGCTAAAAATGATAAATTAATTGGACTTATAGGAGTTACTGATCCACCTAGAGAAAATATTAAAAAAACTATAAATAGACTTAGAGGGCAAGGAATAGATGAGATTGTATTATTAACTGGAGATTTGGAACAACAAGCTCAAACTATAGCTTCAAGAATGTCAATTGATAGTTATGAATCAGAATTATTACCAGAAGATAAAGCAAAAAATATTTTAGCTTTACAATCTAGAGGAAGTAATGTAATAATGATAGGAGATGGAATAAATGATGCTCCAGCCTTATCTTATGCTAATATTGGAGTAGCTTTAGGTAGTACAAGAACAGATGTAGCTATGGAGGCAGCAGATATAACTATAACTAAAGATGATCCATTATTAGTTCCAGAAGTAATTGGACTTTCTAAGAAAACCGTAAAAACTATAAAAGAAAATTTTGCTATGGCAATAGGAATAAATTCATTTGCTTTAGTATTAGGAGCAACAGGAATACTTCCTGCAATATATAGTTCAGTTATTCACAATATGAGTACCATATTAGTTGTAGGAAACTCTTTAAAACTTCTAAAATATAAATTAAAGAATTAA
- a CDS encoding DUF2023 family protein encodes MSEQKRNELGVFFHMMYELNKGLRSLALLTTTTENFEIIKDRLNRCNYSYFLENLKSGYVNVFFGTENCIEVLKKFKKNSLREFSPEEDFILGVLLGYNVEQQCKRYINRKKVS; translated from the coding sequence ATGAGTGAACAAAAGAGAAATGAACTTGGTGTATTTTTTCATATGATGTATGAACTAAATAAAGGATTAAGAAGTTTAGCTCTTTTAACCACTACTACTGAAAATTTCGAAATTATAAAAGATAGATTAAATAGATGTAATTATAGTTATTTTTTAGAAAATTTAAAATCTGGTTATGTTAATGTTTTTTTTGGTACAGAAAATTGTATAGAAGTTTTAAAAAAATTTAAGAAAAATTCTTTAAGAGAATTTTCACCAGAAGAGGATTTTATTTTAGGAGTTTTACTTGGTTATAATGTAGAACAACAATGTAAAAGATATATAAATAGAAAAAAAGTTAGTTAG
- a CDS encoding YbhB/YbcL family Raf kinase inhibitor-like protein: MKKSLLLGLFVLGISAFGFELNSSGVENGYIQPKYGQNGTQNIKGMPSLSLPLEWKDAPKGTKSFAIVMDDYDAIPVTGFTWIHWSVIVPGNTNSLKENASLENKNIVQGVNSWISSMGGLSKAEASHFGGPAPPDQDHTYNITIYALDKELNLENGYYLNELYKEMDGHILDQTTLKAKYKK; the protein is encoded by the coding sequence ATGAAAAAAAGTTTATTACTTGGTTTGTTTGTTTTAGGAATTTCAGCCTTTGGTTTTGAATTAAATAGTTCTGGAGTGGAGAATGGATATATTCAACCTAAGTATGGACAAAATGGAACTCAAAACATAAAAGGAATGCCTTCTCTTTCACTTCCATTAGAGTGGAAAGATGCACCTAAAGGAACTAAAAGTTTTGCTATTGTTATGGATGATTATGATGCTATTCCAGTTACTGGATTCACTTGGATTCACTGGTCAGTAATTGTTCCTGGAAATACAAATAGTTTAAAAGAAAATGCTAGTTTGGAAAACAAGAATATTGTTCAAGGAGTAAATAGTTGGATTTCATCTATGGGTGGTCTTTCTAAAGCTGAAGCTTCTCACTTTGGTGGTCCTGCTCCTCCAGATCAAGACCATACATATAATATTACTATTTATGCTTTAGATAAAGAATTAAACCTAGAAAATGGTTACTATCTAAATGAATTATATAAAGAGATGGATGGACATATTTTAGATCAAACAACTTTAAAAGCTAAGTATAAAAAATAA
- a CDS encoding HMA2 domain-containing protein produces MNKKILPDFYGILEVKHYIKGRIRLKIDSLMENEIKSQELKGRLLGLNGIENVSINVLIGSTLINFNEEIIDPITLIGVVLNILDLEEKVFEKRFGKLHTGMKEIVESVDFAIYNKTKGILDLKSTIALLFIVYGIKKIRQNPIMPNGVNLLWWGFNLISKGGN; encoded by the coding sequence ATGAATAAAAAAATACTTCCAGATTTTTATGGCATTTTAGAAGTAAAACATTATATAAAAGGTAGAATAAGATTAAAAATAGATTCTCTTATGGAAAATGAGATAAAATCTCAAGAGTTAAAGGGAAGATTATTAGGTTTAAATGGGATAGAAAATGTAAGTATAAATGTTTTAATAGGAAGTACACTTATAAATTTTAATGAGGAAATTATAGATCCAATTACTTTAATTGGAGTAGTATTAAATATTTTAGACCTAGAAGAAAAAGTTTTTGAAAAAAGATTTGGAAAACTACATACAGGTATGAAAGAGATTGTAGAAAGTGTAGATTTTGCTATATATAATAAGACGAAGGGAATTTTAGATTTAAAAAGTACAATAGCTCTGTTATTTATAGTGTATGGAATAAAAAAAATCAGACAAAATCCTATTATGCCTAATGGAGTAAATCTTTTATGGTGGGGATTTAATTTGATATCTAAAGGAGGAAATTAG
- a CDS encoding flavodoxin, with translation MKTAIFFGSTTGTTEMIAQKVGELLGAEVYSANEIDKVEEYDFVIFATSTWGMGDLQDDWYDALEKLKTKNLSGKKVGLIGIGDQEGFGDTFVDGIGTIYEEIKDMGITLVGKTSTEGYNFGSSKAVVDEEFVGLVIDENNQSDLTDERIKNWVEKVK, from the coding sequence ATGAAAACAGCAATTTTCTTTGGAAGTACAACAGGAACAACAGAAATGATAGCACAAAAAGTTGGTGAATTATTAGGAGCAGAAGTTTATTCAGCAAATGAAATTGATAAAGTAGAAGAGTATGATTTTGTAATATTTGCAACTTCTACTTGGGGAATGGGAGATTTACAAGATGATTGGTATGATGCTTTAGAAAAGTTAAAGACTAAAAATCTTTCAGGGAAAAAAGTTGGACTTATAGGAATAGGAGATCAAGAGGGATTTGGAGATACTTTTGTAGATGGAATAGGAACTATCTATGAAGAGATAAAAGATATGGGAATAACTTTAGTAGGAAAAACATCAACAGAAGGATATAATTTTGGAAGTTCAAAGGCAGTAGTAGATGAAGAGTTTGTAGGATTAGTTATAGATGAAAATAATCAAAGTGATTTAACAGATGAAAGAATAAAAAATTGGGTAGAAAAGGTAAAATAA
- a CDS encoding HMA2 domain-containing protein, whose translation MNSLLKSAFLYFNKIKVVHSIPGRLRLQIPGLDKVPEDMKKYEHYTTSIIKMEKGIEEISYSYITSKVLVKYNPLLTNEKKIVDWLNFVWKKIVENEDVYNKMSVEEIERNLDKFYDILCKELKKGR comes from the coding sequence GTGAATAGTCTGTTAAAATCAGCATTTTTGTATTTCAACAAAATAAAAGTGGTTCATAGTATTCCAGGGAGATTAAGACTTCAAATTCCTGGACTTGATAAAGTCCCTGAGGACATGAAAAAGTATGAACACTATACAACAAGTATAATAAAGATGGAAAAAGGAATAGAGGAGATATCTTATTCTTATATAACAAGTAAGGTACTTGTAAAATATAATCCTTTATTAACAAATGAGAAGAAAATAGTAGATTGGTTAAATTTTGTGTGGAAAAAAATCGTGGAAAACGAAGATGTTTATAATAAAATGTCTGTGGAAGAGATAGAGAGAAATTTAGATAAATTTTATGATATTTTATGTAAAGAGCTAAAGAAAGGAAGATAG
- a CDS encoding TlpA disulfide reductase family protein produces MKKIILVIMLIFSTVVFAEEKKAEDFLLKDQFGIEQSLEKYEGKIIFLNFWVSWCPTCRGETDTKKELFKKYGENKEDVIFLGVNNEELANVKSYINQKRYNIPTVLEAQKLFEAYEIKRYPTTFVIDRDGNIVKRLQDKETLNFENVEKIIEEIESK; encoded by the coding sequence ATGAAGAAAATTATATTAGTTATTATGTTGATTTTTTCTACAGTAGTATTTGCTGAGGAGAAAAAAGCTGAAGATTTTTTATTAAAGGATCAATTTGGAATTGAGCAAAGTTTAGAAAAATATGAAGGGAAAATAATATTTTTAAATTTCTGGGTTTCTTGGTGTCCTACTTGTAGAGGTGAAACTGATACTAAAAAAGAACTTTTTAAAAAGTATGGAGAAAATAAAGAAGATGTAATATTTTTAGGCGTTAATAATGAAGAACTTGCTAATGTAAAAAGTTATATAAATCAAAAGAGATATAATATCCCTACAGTATTAGAAGCACAAAAATTATTTGAAGCTTATGAAATAAAACGTTATCCAACAACTTTTGTTATAGATAGAGATGGAAATATTGTAAAAAGATTACAAGATAAAGAGACATTAAATTTTGAAAATGTTGAAAAAATTATAGAAGAGATTGAAAGTAAATAG
- a CDS encoding helix-turn-helix domain-containing protein produces the protein MREITCPLEAIFHILKGKWSPMIVWRARLGNQRLTDLKKDILNCNEKMLIQHINELLEYGVLEKIEFDTYPKHTEYRLTEFGWSLIPPLAKFQELGIGYLQKSQLLTKDK, from the coding sequence ATGAGAGAAATTACTTGTCCTTTAGAAGCAATTTTTCATATTTTAAAAGGAAAATGGTCTCCTATGATTGTATGGAGAGCTAGATTGGGAAACCAAAGACTTACAGATTTAAAAAAGGATATTTTAAATTGTAATGAAAAAATGTTAATTCAACATATAAATGAACTTTTAGAATATGGTGTTTTAGAAAAAATTGAATTTGATACTTATCCTAAACATACTGAATATAGATTAACAGAATTTGGTTGGTCTTTAATTCCTCCTCTTGCTAAATTTCAAGAATTAGGTATAGGATACTTACAAAAAAGTCAGTTATTAACAAAAGATAAATAA